One genomic segment of Helianthus annuus cultivar XRQ/B chromosome 14, HanXRQr2.0-SUNRISE, whole genome shotgun sequence includes these proteins:
- the LOC110885021 gene encoding leucine-rich repeat receptor protein kinase MSP1 — translation MTKSNSRLKAFHAFILLFLCFVHLCFSRDTSSLIALRKFLIQREDVTSTWFGSNTPPCNWTGIRCESSAVHRISLSCKPSPLSLPFPKIFQEFKSLKHLNLSHCGFNGHIYSDFWTLEHLEKLDLSDNRLSGVLPSAISNLKRLTVLVLDSNSFSGNLPPTVGQLKDLTELSVRSNSFSGSLPYQIGNLEKLLSLDLSFNLFSGSLPSELSTLTNLLYLDASHNGFTGPIPETIGALTNVKRLNLQNCKFTGNIPAEITKMTSLTALNIEHNSFEGGLPSSFVEMANLTFFLASNAGLSGSIPSSMGNCKKLRILNLSFNKLSGPLPDSLANLESINSFLLNSNSLSGRLPEWFSNWKYVVSIMLSKNLFTGPLPPLNIPSLMILDLDSNKLSGELPAGICQNNALGILSLAKNDFNGTLGSSFQNCSILTDLVLSGNNFYGEIPAYLGELQLVTLELSKNRFSGTIPTELWESKTLMEISFGDNLLQGRIPDAIANASTLQRLQLDNNLFEGPIPSSIGQLKNLSNLSLRGNKLTGEIPLELFSCEKLVSLDLGSNKLTGHIPKSISQLELLDNLVLSNNQLSGPIPNEICSGFQKVALPDSEFFQHYGMFDLSNNRLSGSIPSSIKNCIIVTEIILSRNQLDGPIPYEISGLSNLTSLDLSFNHLTGPIFPQFFSMRNLQGLIVSHNQISGSIPDNFGSMMPSLVKLDFSNNCFTGSLPSSMFSINGLQHLDVSMNRFSGQLSFDHSRSTSLLSLNASNNRFSGALDPSVSNLTALTILDIHNNVINGSLPSLSSLAALTYLDLSQNNFQNSFPCSICDIEGLSFVNFYGNKFAGQVPDSCSTPNSCSPRLSYPFKSTYTSAHTLTHASVWGISLAATFVFIVLFIALMRRKMFKSEAAVVQRGKGKIPFPPINTTSKYGLLMKKPKEPLSINIATFEQSLLRLNPNDILSATENFSRAYIIGDGGFGTVYKAVLPEGQTVAVKRLHGGRMHGEREFLAEMETIGKVKHENLVPLMGYCVFADERFLIYEYMSNGSLDVWLRNRADAVEALDWPARFNICLGSARGLAFLHHGFVPHIIHRDIKSSNILLDNMLEPRVSDFGLARIISACESHVSTMLAGTFGYIPPEYGQKMVATTKGDVYSFGVVMLELVTGREPTGQTDGEGENLVGWVRAMVAKRKESEVLDPCFNSSWMWKDQMLGVLAIAQACTNDQPRKRPTMLDVVKLLKELKTKTGFVAVDRSKQIEKSIGF, via the coding sequence ATGACAAAGTCAAATTCAAGATTGAAAGCCTTCCATGCCTTCATTCTCCTATTCCTCTGTTTTGTGCACTTGTGTTTTTCCAGAGACACGTCGTCATTGATCGCTCTTAGAAAGTTTCTTATCCAAAGAGAAGATGTTACATCCACCTGGTTTGGTTCAAATACGCCTCCCTGTAACTGGACTGGCATAAGGTGTGAGAGTTCCGCAGTTCACCGGATTTCGCTTTCGTGTAAACCGTCGCCTCTCAGTCTTCCATTCCCCAAGATTTTTCAGGAATTCAAGTCTCTAAAGCATCTCAATCTTAGCCATTGCGGTTTTAATGGCCATATTTACTCAGATTTTTGGACTCTAGAACACTTGGAGAAACTTGACTTGAGTGATAACAGGTTGTCAGGGGTGTTGCCTTCAGCAATTTCAAATCTGAAAAGGCTTACAGTTCTTGTACTTGATAGCAATAGCTTTTCAGGAAACTTACCACCGACGGTCGGGCAGCTCAAGGACCTGACCGAGCTCTCGGTTCGTTCAAATTCATTTTCGGGCAGTCTTCCATATCAAATCGGGAACCTAGAGAAGTTGCTGTCTCTTGATCTCAGTTTTAATTTATTCTCTGGATCTCTTCCTTCAGAATTAAGTACTCTTACAAACCTGTTATACTTGGATGCCAGTCATAATGGCTTTACAGGCCCTATACCGGAAACGATTGGTGCTCTTACGAATGTCAAACGTCTCAACCTCCAGAATTGCAAGTTTACCGGAAACATCCCTGCTGAGATTACAAAGATGACTAGCTTAACTGCATTGAACATAGAACACAACTCTTTCGAGGGTGGATTGCCTTCTAGCTTTGTTGAGATGGCAAACCTTACGTTCTTTCTTGCCTCCAATGCAGGACTAAGTGGGTCAATCCCGTCATCGATGGGAAACTGCAAGAAGTTGAGGATACTAAATCTTTCCTTCAACAAATTATCTGGCCCGTTACCTGATAGTCTTGCTAATCTTGAATCAATAAACTCGTTTCTTCTTAATTCAAACAGTCTGTCTGGCCGGTTGCCAGAGTGGTTTTCCAACTGGAAATATGTAGTATCGATAATGTTGTCGAAGAACCTCTTTACCGGACCTCTGCCACCGCTCAACATCCCATCCctgatgatacttgatctcgatTCCAACAAGCTTTCAGGTGAATTGCCAGCTGGAATTTGTCAAAACAATGCATTAGGGATATTATCTTTAGCTAAAAATGACTTCAATGGTACCTTAGGCAGCAGTTTCCAGAATTGTTCTATTCTTACGGATCTGGTGTTATCCGGAAACAACTTCTATGGTGAAATACCTGCTTACTTAGGAGAACTTCAATTGGTAACCTTGGAGTTATCGAAGAATCGATTCTCCGGAACAATTCCGACCGAGCTTTGGGAGTCTAAAACGCTGATGGAGATCTCGTTCGGTGATAACTTGCTTCAAGGTCGTATTCCCGATGCAATTGCAAACGCTTCCACGCTTCAGAGGCTCCAGTTGGATAATAACCTCTTTGAAGGACCCATTCCAAGCTCAATTGGTCAACTCAAAAATTTGTCCAATTTGTCACTTCGTGGTAACAAGTTGACAGGTGAAATCCCGTTGGAGCTTTTCAGCTGCGAAAAACTGGTCTCTTTGGACCTCGGTTCAAACAAACTTACGGGTCATATACCAAAATCCATATCTCAACTGGAATTGCTTGACAACCTTGTTCTCTCCAACAACCAGCTCTCGGGTCCTATACCCAACGAGATCTGCTCGGGTTTTCAGAAAGTTGCGCTACCCGATTCTGAATTTTTCCAGCACTATGGCATGTTTGATCTTTCTAACAACCGGCTTTCCGGGTCCATTCCAAGTTCGATCAAGAACTGCATCATTGTGACAGAGATTATACTCTCTAGGAACCAACTTGATGGGCCCATTCCTTATGAAATATCTGGATTATCCAACTTAACTTCACTTGATCTGTCGTTTAATCATCTTACCGGACCGATTTTTCCTCAGTTCTTCTCCATGAGAAATCTTCAGGGCTTGATAGTTTCACATAACCAGATAAGTGGCTCGATCCCTGATAATTTTGGATCGATGATGCCGAGTTTAGTCAAGCTAGACTTTTCGAACAACTGTTTCACCGGCTCTTTGCCTTCATCTATGTTTAGTATCAATGGTCTACAACATTTAGATGTTAGCATGAACCGTTTTTCTGGTCAACTCTCCTTTGACCATAGCAGAAGCACCTCTCTCTTATCCTTAAATGCCAGCAATAACCGTTTTTCCGGTGCGCTTGATCCCTCTGTATCCAATCTAACAGCCCTGACCATTTTAGACATTCACAACAACGTCATCAATGGTAGTCTACCTTCTCTCTCCAGCCTTGCTGCGTTGACTTATCTTGACCTTTCACAAAACAATTTTCAGAATTCTTTCCCGTGCAGCATTTGTGATATCGAAGGGTTATCATTCGTTAATTTCTACGGCAACAAGTTCGCGGGCCAGGTCCCTGATTCTTGTAGTACACCAAACTCATGCAGTCCACGTCTTTCGTATCCGTTCAAAAGCACCTACACCTCAGCGCACACTTTAACTCATGCTTCTGTTTGGGGGATTTCACTTGCCGCCACATTCGTTTTCATTGTCTTGTTCATCGCGCTTATGAGACGAAAAATGTTCAAATCAGAAGCTGCAGTTGTTCAGAGGGGAAAAGGGAAGATACCGTTTCCACCGATTAATACAACTTCAAAATACGGGCTATTGATGAAAAAACCGAAAGAACCGTTAAGCATCAACATTGCAACATTCGAGCAATCTCTGTTACGGTTAAATCCGAATGATATATTATCTGCTACAGAGAATTTTAGCAGGGCATACATTATAGGTGACGGTGGTTTCGGCACGGTTTATAAAGCAGTACTACCAGAAGGTCAAACCGTCGCGGTCAAACGGCTCCATGGTGGTCGAATGCATGGTGAACGAGAGTTCTTAGCTGAGATGGAAACAATCGGGAAAGTCAAACATGAGAACTTGGTTCCATTGATGGGATACTGTGTGTTTGCAGACGAGCGGTTTTTGATTTACGAATATATGTCAAACGGAAGTCTTGATGTTTGGTTGAGAAACCGTGCAGATGCGGTTGAAGCGCTAGATTGGCCAGCCCGTTTCAACATCTGTCTTGGGTCGGCTCGCGGGCTAGCCTTTCTACATCATGGTTTTGTTCCACATATCATTCACCGAGATATCAAATCAAGCAACATCTTGTTGGATAACATGCTTGAGCCACGGGTGTCTGATTTCGGGCTGGCCCGGATAATCAGTGCATGTGAGAGTCACGTGAGTACAATGCTTGCGGGTACATTCGGATACATCCCACCAGAATACGGTCAGAAAATGGTGGCAACAACGAAAGGGGACGTTTATAGCTTTGGGGTGGTGATGTTAGAGCTCGTAACCGGAAGAGAACCGACAGGACAGACGGATGGTGAGGGTGAGAACCTTGTAGGATGGGTGCGAGCCATGGTTGCAAAAAGGAAGGAATCCGAGGTGCTTGACCCGTGCTTTAACAGTTCGTGGATGTGGAAGGATCAAATGTTGGGCGTGCTTGCTATCGCGCAAGCGTGCACAAATGATCAGCCTAGGAAGCGGCCTACTATGCTTGATGTTGTCAAGCTACTCAAGGAGCTTAAGACCAAAACTGGATTCGTGGCTGTTGATCGCTCCAAACAAATCGAGAAGTCGATTGGTTTTTAA
- the LOC110881628 gene encoding proline-rich protein 36-like: MAVVSDDEIPSEGDVNTSDTTSTDDDDFQPFALPDIGVEPADGIPAGDLPLAVIPAPIPLAAFPVADVPLDVVSDDDIDLFEEGPPEDDYEGEAPIDADVVLPIAEAPVEELLVGSPVPDSLESVASASLHDQGVQHHSSDADPDMPMSAAPGPAQEFEFDHEVDDDFDQFFPPDFDPDHDIEFIHMDQPLEAPVAPIDPLFDIPIDFDMDLANPEPVMAPEPVVDHDPVLDDAPAVAPPDMGAPAIAPLVDDIPIADLPVVAPPVVDDLAVNALIPDPVPTLIDRAQFVAHIDPRYTDTHNGWIEDDDNYPPFVLPVTPPVAPVSAPTYIPLFHPHTTDAHRTDLPITFLQDIPPPRPGEGSSRQPPVSVPPVLSSSFPFMPRFPHVAPPAAPSFTPSSEPFLWTTPPVMPLSDPYHPFHVGYTTEDILASLQLQQDALSRRIQELERTPRPPCHCQTPFAAPHTPRPLSPDSDVRGCYR, from the coding sequence ATGGCAGTTGTGTCAGATGACGAGATACCATCAGAGGGAGACGTGAACACCTCAGACACCACGAGTACAGATGACGACGATTTTCAGCCGTTCGCGCTGCCAGACATCGGAGttgagcctgctgatggcattcCTGCCGGGGACCTAcctcttgcggtgatccctgctcccattCCGCTTGCTGCTTTCCCCGTGGCGGATGTGCCACTCGATGTCGTATCTGATGACGACATTGATCTGTTCGAGGAGGGTCCGCCTGAGGACGACTATGAGGGCGAGGCCCCGATTGATGCTGATGTTGTTCTTCCTATTGCTGAGGCCCCTGTAGAGGAGCTTCTTGttggttcacctgtcccagattcgttggagtctgtggcatctgcgtcTCTGCACGACCAGGGTGTGCAGCATCACTCTTCTGACGCCGACCCCGACATGCCGATGTCAGCTGCACCTGGTCCGGCACAAGAGTTTGAGTTTGATCACGAGGTCGATGATGATTTTGATCAATTCTTTCCCCCTGATTTCGATCCTGACCATGATATCGAGTTTATTCATATGGACCAGCCCTTAGAGGCGCCCGTAGCTCCCATTGATCCGTTGTTTGACATTCCTATTGATTTTGATATGGATCTTGCTAACCCCGAGCCCGTCATGGCCCCAGAGCCTGTTGTTGACCATGACCCCGTTCTTGATGATGCCCCAGCCGTTGCACCACCTGATATGGGTGCACCGGCCATTGCACCtcttgttgatgatatacctATTGCTGACCTACCCGTTGTTGCTCCACCAGTGGTGGATGATCTTGCTGTCAATGCACTTATACCTGATCCCGTACCGACTTTGATTGACCGTGCACAATTCGTTGCTCATATAGATCCTCGATACACTGACACCCACAACGGGTGGATCGAGGATGATGACAATTACCCACCGTTTGTGCTACCTGTCACTCCTCCAGTAGCACCCGTTTCTGCACCCACTTATATCCCGTTGTTTCACCCACACACCACAGACGCCCATCGTACTGATCTACCCATCACGTTcctccaggacataccgccacctcgtcctggagaggggtcatcgaGGCAGCCGCCTGTTTCTGTTCCACCCGTGCTGTCATCATCTTTTCCATTCATGCCCCGGTTTCCTCATGTTGCGCCACCTGCTGCACCATCTTTCACaccatcgagcgagccatttttGTGGACTACGCCCCCTGTCATGCCATTGTCTGACCCGTACCATCCATTTCATGTGGGGTACACCACGGAGGATATACTTGCGTCGCTGCAGCTACAGCAGGACGCGCTGAGCCGTCGTATTCAGGAGTTGGAAAGAACTCCACGTCCGCCTTGTCACTGTCAGACCCCCTTTGCAGCACCGCACACTCCACGTCCGCTTTCCCCTGATTCAGACGTTCGTGGTTGTTATAGATGA